A genomic window from Leptolyngbya sp. BL0902 includes:
- a CDS encoding pentapeptide repeat-containing protein produces the protein MSGLSRLQLANALNRLATPDFEKLLFAIWPPSGLVPGPSAPQASRVMALLEWVESPTGRGLEEISALLEDLDTLPEPPPLPAPTDPTPLELGPNPYQGLRAFEEEDQDRFFGRDQLVEDLRQRFEKRYADPHTIRVLPIYGPSGSGKSSLARAGLIPALRKHPLPGKDSPHILTLKPGNHPLEVLATALARLATPGDLSIAKIREFQDELLRSDSKQAFDGLRFIADRLLENSPKAYLILLIDQFEEIYTLCEDAQERHAFICNLRGAAIDPSQRVAVILTMRSDFLSATQQHPQFNQLFADPGRLIPVMQPAELEQAITQPAKLALAKLDRNTRDRVNLLLNKSLVQILVKDAMGQEGALPLLQFLLTQIWEEMRQGIEPIETYNRVGGIGGALANEAKKIYENLSEADQKIARSIFLRLIKVNDDKTATRRRVPLSELATKDQDAAQVKAIIDQFTRPGVWILITFANEEQIEMVEVAHEALIHNWSELRDWLADQWELLRKRDKIEQAAQEWENHQRDNEYLLQGKALYNARFFVSLDHETFEAKISKNTCDFIQKSSDFQRNRIAKNILAISIFPILGSLLVTHFFVLKIAHSVLFLDDSCTQNPQAVFLLRYLLLSGQRGNLDEVKLCNENLLGISLHDSFAWRGDFRRAVMANSSFRNAYLDEADFQGTDLMNADFHNASLKNANLKNSYFFMANLENSIGLTEDQLNESFICKTRLPSNMELDPDRDCELIRKIMLEGGIFYEYERTTQH, from the coding sequence ATGTCTGGTCTCAGCCGTCTTCAGCTTGCCAACGCTCTCAACCGTCTCGCCACTCCCGACTTTGAGAAACTACTCTTTGCCATCTGGCCCCCATCTGGGTTGGTTCCTGGCCCCAGCGCCCCCCAGGCCAGTCGAGTGATGGCACTGCTGGAATGGGTCGAAAGCCCGACAGGCCGAGGGTTAGAGGAAATTTCGGCACTGCTGGAGGATCTAGATACCCTACCGGAACCTCCTCCGCTTCCAGCCCCCACCGACCCCACCCCCCTAGAGCTAGGGCCAAACCCCTACCAAGGCCTCCGCGCCTTTGAGGAGGAAGACCAAGACCGCTTCTTTGGCCGCGACCAACTGGTGGAAGACCTGCGCCAACGCTTTGAAAAACGCTACGCCGACCCACACACCATTCGGGTGCTGCCCATCTATGGCCCATCGGGATCCGGCAAATCCTCCCTCGCCAGGGCCGGACTGATTCCCGCCCTCCGCAAACACCCCCTCCCCGGCAAAGATAGCCCCCACATCCTCACCCTCAAACCGGGCAACCATCCCCTGGAAGTGCTCGCCACCGCCCTGGCCCGCCTTGCCACCCCAGGCGACCTCTCCATCGCTAAAATCCGCGAATTTCAGGACGAACTGCTGCGTTCCGACAGCAAACAAGCCTTCGATGGCCTCCGCTTCATCGCCGACCGCCTGCTCGAAAACAGCCCTAAAGCCTACCTGATTCTTCTAATCGACCAATTCGAGGAAATCTACACCCTCTGCGAAGACGCCCAGGAACGCCACGCCTTTATCTGCAACCTGCGCGGTGCCGCCATCGACCCCAGCCAGCGCGTCGCCGTTATCCTCACCATGCGTAGCGACTTTTTGAGCGCCACCCAACAGCATCCCCAATTTAACCAACTCTTCGCCGATCCCGGTCGCCTCATCCCCGTGATGCAGCCCGCAGAACTGGAACAAGCCATCACCCAACCCGCCAAACTGGCCCTCGCCAAACTCGACCGCAATACGAGAGATCGCGTCAATCTGCTCCTGAATAAATCCCTGGTGCAAATCCTCGTTAAAGATGCCATGGGCCAAGAGGGAGCCTTGCCCCTGCTGCAATTTTTGCTGACCCAAATTTGGGAAGAAATGCGCCAAGGCATCGAACCCATCGAAACCTACAACCGTGTAGGCGGCATCGGCGGTGCCCTCGCCAATGAAGCCAAAAAAATCTACGAAAACCTCTCAGAAGCCGACCAAAAGATCGCCCGATCCATCTTCCTGCGCCTAATCAAAGTCAACGACGACAAAACCGCGACCCGCCGCCGTGTTCCTCTCTCAGAACTGGCTACTAAAGACCAAGATGCGGCTCAAGTTAAAGCCATTATTGACCAGTTTACCCGCCCTGGTGTATGGATTTTAATCACCTTTGCCAACGAAGAACAAATTGAAATGGTAGAAGTCGCCCATGAGGCCCTTATCCACAACTGGTCTGAATTGCGGGACTGGCTTGCTGACCAATGGGAACTTCTACGCAAACGCGACAAAATTGAACAGGCTGCTCAAGAGTGGGAAAATCATCAGAGAGACAATGAGTATTTATTGCAGGGTAAAGCCTTGTATAATGCGAGATTCTTTGTCTCATTAGACCATGAAACCTTTGAAGCCAAAATCTCAAAAAACACCTGCGATTTCATCCAAAAATCTTCTGATTTTCAAAGAAATAGAATAGCTAAAAATATTTTGGCAATATCAATATTTCCAATTTTAGGTTCTTTGTTAGTCACTCATTTTTTCGTCCTGAAAATCGCCCACTCAGTTCTTTTTCTGGACGATTCATGCACTCAAAATCCACAAGCAGTTTTCCTTCTGCGTTACTTACTCCTCTCTGGACAACGAGGGAATCTGGATGAAGTCAAATTATGCAATGAGAATCTTCTTGGAATTAGTCTACATGATTCATTTGCATGGAGAGGTGATTTTAGGCGAGCTGTTATGGCAAATTCCAGCTTTAGAAATGCATATCTAGACGAGGCAGATTTTCAAGGCACTGATCTCATGAATGCTGATTTTCACAATGCCTCTCTAAAGAATGCCAACTTAAAAAATAGTTATTTCTTTATGGCCAATCTAGAAAATAGTATAGGTTTAACAGAAGATCAGTTGAATGAATCATTTATCTGTAAAACTCGATTGCCTAGCAATATGGAATTGGATCCAGACAGAGATTGCGAACTCATACGAAAGATCATGCTTGAAGGCGGCATATTCTACGAATATGAACGCACAACACAGCATTGA
- the carB gene encoding carbamoyl-phosphate synthase large subunit produces the protein MPRRDDIKKILLIGSGPIVIGQACEFDYSGTQACKALREEGYEVVLINSNPATIMTDPETADRTYIEPLTPEIVERVIERERPDVMLPTMGGQTALNIAVALSKNGVLERYGVELIGAKLEAIEMAEDRKLFKEAMERIGVGVCPSGLAETMDEAHQIAKQIGSFPLIIRPAFTMGGTGGGIAYNQEEFETIARSGLDASPVSQILIEQSLLGWKEYELEVMRDLADNVVIICSIENFDPMGVHTGDSITVAPAQTLTDKEYQRLRDASIKIIREIGVETGGSNIQFSVNPNTGEVIVIEMNPRVSRSSALASKATGFPIAKFAAKLAVGYTLNEISNDITKKTPASFEPTIDYVVTKIPRFAFEKFPGTSNTLTTQMKSVGEAMAIGRTFQESFQKALRSLEIGRAGWGCDMAEKLPSLNEIRPKLRVPNPERVFELRHAMQLGLTVDEIYELTGIDPWFLRQLEGLLKTEKFLKRTALTSLSADQMRAIKRQGFSDRQIAYATQTTEDEVRQYRKGLGIIPVYKTVDTCAAEFEAFTPYYYSTYEDETEVLPSDRPKVMILGGGPNRIGQGIEFDYCCCHASFALRDDGYETIMVNSNPETVSTDYDTSDRLYFEPLTKEDVLNIIEAENPVGIIIQFGGQTPLKLAVPLQQYLASLPTTTTKIWGTSPDSIDTAEDRERFEAILRELDIKQPPNGMARSYQDALKVAQQIDYPVVVRPSYVLGGRAMEIVYSDEDLERYMTYAVLVEPDHPILIDKFLENAIEVDVDAIADHTGQVVIGGIMEHIEQAGIHSGDSACSLPTMTLPPEALATIRDWTTKLAKRLNVIGLMNIQFAVKGDQVYIIEANPRASRTVPFVSKAIGHPLAKLAVRVMSGKTLAELGFTTEVIPSHIAVKEAVLPFDKFVGTDALLGPEMRSTGEVMGIDADFGKAFAKAELGANQKLPLTGTVFISMNDRDKAAVIPVAKEMAEMGLKLIATSGTRKALMDEGLTVERILKVHEGRPNIEDAIKNGEIQLIINTPAGSTALEDDRSIRRTALAYKVPIITTIAGASATASAIHSLQQHPLEVKSLQEYVGRS, from the coding sequence ATGCCTCGCCGCGACGACATCAAAAAAATTCTGCTGATTGGCTCTGGCCCCATTGTGATTGGCCAAGCCTGCGAGTTTGACTACTCCGGCACCCAAGCCTGCAAAGCCTTGCGGGAGGAGGGCTATGAGGTGGTGTTGATCAACTCCAACCCGGCCACGATTATGACCGACCCGGAAACGGCGGATCGCACCTACATCGAGCCGCTGACGCCGGAAATTGTGGAGCGGGTGATTGAGCGGGAGCGGCCCGACGTAATGCTGCCGACCATGGGCGGACAGACGGCGCTGAACATTGCCGTGGCGCTCTCCAAGAACGGGGTGCTAGAGCGCTACGGGGTGGAACTGATTGGGGCGAAGCTGGAAGCCATTGAGATGGCGGAGGATCGCAAGCTGTTTAAAGAAGCCATGGAGCGGATTGGGGTGGGGGTATGCCCCTCTGGTTTGGCGGAAACCATGGATGAAGCGCACCAGATTGCTAAGCAAATCGGCAGTTTCCCGCTGATTATTCGGCCTGCGTTCACCATGGGCGGCACCGGGGGCGGCATTGCCTACAACCAGGAGGAATTTGAAACCATTGCCCGTTCGGGGTTGGACGCCAGCCCGGTGTCCCAGATTTTGATCGAGCAATCCCTGCTGGGCTGGAAGGAATACGAGCTAGAGGTGATGCGCGACCTGGCGGATAACGTGGTGATTATCTGCTCCATCGAAAACTTTGACCCCATGGGCGTCCACACGGGGGATTCGATTACCGTGGCCCCGGCCCAGACGTTGACGGACAAGGAATACCAGCGCCTACGGGATGCCTCGATTAAGATCATCCGCGAGATCGGCGTGGAAACGGGCGGATCGAACATTCAGTTTTCGGTCAACCCCAACACGGGCGAGGTGATCGTGATTGAGATGAACCCTCGCGTGTCGCGCAGTTCGGCCCTGGCCTCTAAGGCGACGGGCTTCCCCATTGCCAAGTTTGCGGCCAAGCTGGCGGTGGGCTACACGCTAAACGAAATCTCCAACGACATCACGAAGAAAACCCCGGCCAGCTTCGAGCCGACGATTGACTACGTGGTGACGAAGATTCCCCGCTTTGCCTTCGAGAAATTCCCCGGCACCTCCAACACCCTGACGACTCAGATGAAGTCCGTGGGTGAGGCCATGGCCATTGGCCGCACCTTCCAGGAATCCTTCCAAAAGGCGCTGCGGTCTTTGGAAATTGGCCGAGCGGGCTGGGGCTGCGACATGGCCGAAAAACTGCCTAGCCTCAACGAAATTCGGCCCAAGCTGCGGGTGCCCAACCCAGAGCGGGTGTTTGAACTGCGCCACGCCATGCAGTTGGGTCTGACGGTGGATGAAATCTACGAACTGACGGGCATCGACCCCTGGTTTTTGCGGCAACTGGAAGGGCTACTGAAAACCGAGAAATTCCTCAAGCGCACCGCTTTAACGAGTCTCAGCGCCGACCAAATGCGGGCGATCAAACGCCAGGGCTTTAGCGACCGCCAGATTGCCTACGCCACCCAAACCACCGAAGACGAGGTACGCCAGTATCGCAAGGGCTTGGGCATTATTCCCGTCTACAAAACCGTGGACACCTGCGCCGCCGAGTTTGAAGCCTTCACCCCCTACTACTACTCCACCTACGAAGACGAAACCGAGGTGCTGCCCAGCGACCGCCCCAAGGTGATGATCCTTGGCGGTGGCCCCAACCGCATTGGCCAGGGCATCGAGTTTGACTACTGCTGCTGCCACGCCTCCTTTGCGTTGCGGGATGACGGCTACGAGACCATCATGGTCAACTCCAACCCGGAGACCGTTTCCACGGACTACGACACCAGCGACCGCCTCTATTTTGAGCCGCTCACCAAAGAGGACGTGCTCAATATTATTGAGGCCGAAAATCCCGTGGGCATCATCATCCAGTTCGGTGGCCAAACGCCCCTAAAACTGGCGGTTCCCCTCCAGCAATACCTGGCTTCTCTGCCCACGACAACAACCAAAATTTGGGGTACTTCGCCGGATTCTATCGACACCGCCGAAGACCGGGAGCGCTTCGAGGCCATCCTGCGAGAACTCGACATCAAGCAGCCCCCCAACGGCATGGCCCGCAGCTATCAGGATGCGCTGAAGGTGGCTCAGCAGATTGACTACCCCGTGGTGGTACGGCCCAGCTACGTCCTCGGCGGGCGGGCGATGGAAATCGTCTACTCCGACGAAGACCTCGAACGCTACATGACCTACGCCGTCCTCGTCGAGCCGGATCACCCCATCCTGATCGACAAGTTCTTGGAAAACGCCATCGAGGTCGACGTAGACGCCATCGCCGACCACACGGGCCAAGTCGTCATCGGCGGCATCATGGAGCACATCGAGCAGGCGGGCATCCACTCCGGCGACTCGGCCTGTTCCCTGCCCACCATGACCCTGCCCCCCGAAGCCCTCGCCACCATCCGCGACTGGACGACCAAACTGGCCAAGCGCCTCAACGTCATCGGCCTGATGAACATCCAGTTTGCGGTCAAGGGCGATCAGGTCTACATCATTGAGGCCAACCCCCGCGCCTCCCGCACGGTGCCCTTTGTCTCCAAGGCCATCGGCCATCCCCTAGCCAAACTGGCGGTGCGGGTGATGTCCGGCAAAACCCTGGCAGAACTGGGCTTTACCACCGAGGTCATCCCTAGCCACATTGCGGTCAAGGAAGCCGTCCTGCCCTTCGACAAATTCGTCGGCACCGACGCTCTGCTGGGGCCAGAAATGCGCTCCACCGGGGAAGTCATGGGCATTGACGCCGACTTCGGTAAAGCCTTCGCCAAGGCGGAACTGGGGGCCAACCAAAAGCTGCCCCTCACTGGCACGGTCTTCATTTCCATGAACGACCGCGACAAAGCAGCGGTGATTCCTGTGGCGAAGGAAATGGCCGAGATGGGCCTGAAGCTGATTGCCACCAGTGGCACCCGCAAAGCCCTGATGGACGAAGGGCTAACTGTAGAACGCATTCTCAAGGTTCACGAAGGCCGTCCTAACATCGAAGACGCCATCAAAAACGGCGAGATTCAACTGATCATCAACACCCCCGCAGGTAGCACCGCCCTAGAGGACGACCGCTCCATCCGCCGCACCGCCCTCGCCTACAAGGTGCCGATCATCACCACCATCGCCGGGGCCAGCGCCACCGCATCGGCCATCCACTCCCTGCAACAGCATCCCCTGGAGGTGAAATCCCTTCAGGAGTACGTGGGACGGTCGTAA
- a CDS encoding endonuclease/exonuclease/phosphatase family protein: MKIATWNLERAQPSTPQAQAQRHWIDHTDADLWIFTETHPEFTLAGYRSVISDRVEAGANGCRDETHWIHLAVREHDLRSVLPLMTADPERTACALIDLDSGGQCLVYGTVLPWLGSSWRGYSGKAGESFLAALAVQQADWQRLRQRYPNTLLIVAGDFNQDLNVLPYYGSRRTKQALRQALLEADLECLTFGDNDPVRRLINGQHSNIDHICMTDDPQLEIQRTFAWPEGLEELRGLSDHFGVGIEITCRGLSG, from the coding sequence ATGAAGATCGCCACCTGGAACCTAGAGCGAGCCCAGCCCTCCACGCCCCAAGCCCAAGCCCAACGGCACTGGATAGACCACACCGACGCTGACCTGTGGATTTTTACCGAAACCCATCCCGAATTCACCCTCGCAGGCTATCGGTCGGTGATCAGTGATCGGGTTGAAGCCGGGGCAAACGGGTGCCGTGACGAGACCCACTGGATACACCTTGCGGTGCGGGAGCATGATCTACGGTCGGTATTGCCCCTTATGACCGCTGACCCAGAGCGCACCGCCTGCGCCCTAATTGACCTAGACAGCGGGGGCCAATGCCTAGTCTATGGCACCGTGCTGCCCTGGCTGGGGAGTTCGTGGCGGGGCTATTCTGGCAAAGCGGGCGAGTCCTTTTTGGCGGCGCTAGCAGTTCAACAGGCCGACTGGCAGCGGCTGCGGCAACGCTACCCCAATACCCTGCTAATCGTAGCTGGAGACTTTAACCAGGATCTCAATGTGCTGCCCTACTATGGATCGCGGCGCACCAAGCAAGCCCTACGCCAAGCCCTCCTAGAAGCCGACCTGGAATGTCTCACCTTTGGCGATAACGACCCGGTGCGGCGGCTGATTAACGGCCAGCATTCCAATATCGACCACATTTGCATGACGGACGACCCCCAGCTTGAGATTCAGCGCACCTTTGCGTGGCCAGAGGGGCTGGAGGAACTGCGGGGGCTTTCCGACCACTTTGGGGTGGGGATCGAGATTACCTGTCGCGGACTTTCGGGCTAG
- a CDS encoding Uma2 family endonuclease, with amino-acid sequence MAYLSSALHHNSIYYARILRNLMGLLEASCRDSFYEVLPRGVQVWVPEGNWGIYPDLTVIAGEPLFHEGYANRLTNPCLLFEILSEPTEGYEPTADTMLERSGNFSACRHIPYLQEYVFVHQHNPKVEQFYRATDDVWELAIYEGLEAVVELNLTDTRLPLSNIYHGVELAPIHTSLGYTESE; translated from the coding sequence GTGGCCTACCTATCCTCTGCCCTGCACCACAATTCGATCTACTACGCCCGCATCCTGCGTAACCTGATGGGCTTGCTGGAGGCCAGTTGTCGCGACAGTTTTTATGAGGTGTTGCCCAGGGGTGTGCAGGTGTGGGTGCCGGAGGGAAACTGGGGAATCTATCCTGATCTGACAGTGATTGCTGGGGAACCGCTTTTCCATGAGGGCTACGCCAACCGCCTCACCAATCCCTGCCTGCTATTTGAGATCCTGTCTGAACCCACCGAGGGCTATGAACCGACCGCAGACACCATGCTGGAACGGAGCGGCAACTTTAGCGCCTGTCGCCATATTCCCTACCTTCAGGAATACGTGTTTGTCCATCAGCACAACCCCAAGGTAGAGCAGTTCTACCGGGCCACCGACGATGTGTGGGAGCTGGCCATCTACGAAGGACTAGAAGCAGTGGTAGAGCTCAACTTGACTGATACTCGCCTGCCGTTGAGCAACATTTATCACGGGGTTGAGTTAGCGCCTATCCACACATCCCTGGGCTATACGGAATCCGAATAG